The Paracholeplasma manati sequence TTCAATCCCAGCATTGAGTTGTTGGGCTTGTTCCATCGAGATGTCTTTATGTTTGGCTAGCCAAGCGTGGCCATTCAATTGTTCTTGGTTGTTATCGTTAGGTGACAATAAATAACTTCGGAAGATGATATGCACATCTTGTTTGTGTTTAAATCGCGCCAACGCTTTAAAAAACCGTATTTTACCTAAGTAACAAAACGGACAGGTAAAATCAATCCAAATTTCTAATTCCATGGGGTTATCCCTCCATAAGACCATTATAGATGGTTTGGTTAAAAATCTCAAAAGATATACCCAATATATGGTTTTTTAGTATAATGGAGTAGAGGTGTTCTTATGACACGATTCTTACGCTTCATCACACACCGTATCACCATCATCGGTATATTGATTTTAATTCAACTATTCGTATTTGGATGGTTGATCTTATCTGCTTCTAAATACAGTCAGTGGGTAGTCTATAGCCTCGAGGTACTTTCATTCATCGTGGTGTTTTTCGTGCTGGTTTCCGAAGAACCCTTGGTTTATAAGATTGCGTGGATCATCCCCATATTGATTGTTCCCATATTTGGTGGCTTCTTCTACATCTTGTTTAAAAACCACAATTTAACCAAACGAACGACCCGCGTGATGTCCATCATCGATGCGCATCGCGTCGAATCTTTAAAGTCTTTCCAACAAAACATCGATGTAGACGATATTCACGTTCAAAAAATCATTCATCTATTAGAAAGTGATCATTGGCCGGTTTTTAATGAGACTGCATCGACATTTATACCTACCGGTGAAGCGAAATTCAATTACCTTATTGAACTCTTTAAATCAGCGAAAAAGTCGATTTATATCGAATATTTCATCATCAACACAGGACAAGCTTTCGATCAAATATTTCCAATCCTTAAACAAAAAGCCAGCGAAGGGGTCGATGTTCGAATCATTTACGATGATTTTGGTTCATCGATGAATTTACCCAACGACTTCGATAAAAGGCTCATTCAGGCAGGCATTCAAGTTTATAATTTCAATCCGGTTAGGCCCCGTTTAAACTTATCGATGAACTACCGTGATCATCGTAAAATCGTGATTGTCGATAATGAAAAAGCGATCACCGGTGGGATGAACCTAGCCGATGAGTATTTCAATGTCATCCAACGTTTTGGACAGTGGAAAGACGCTTCTATTTTAATCGAAGGTAAAGCGGTCGTATCGCTCACGCGAATCTTTTTAATGAACTGGGAAAACAAAACGAAACAGTTTGAACCCAACTTATCATCACCCGTTCAAACCAGACCTACGGATGGATTGGTTATTCCGTTTTCTGACAGCCCACTTGACCGTAATCTCATCAC is a genomic window containing:
- the cls gene encoding cardiolipin synthase, producing the protein MTRFLRFITHRITIIGILILIQLFVFGWLILSASKYSQWVVYSLEVLSFIVVFFVLVSEEPLVYKIAWIIPILIVPIFGGFFYILFKNHNLTKRTTRVMSIIDAHRVESLKSFQQNIDVDDIHVQKIIHLLESDHWPVFNETASTFIPTGEAKFNYLIELFKSAKKSIYIEYFIINTGQAFDQIFPILKQKASEGVDVRIIYDDFGSSMNLPNDFDKRLIQAGIQVYNFNPVRPRLNLSMNYRDHRKIVIVDNEKAITGGMNLADEYFNVIQRFGQWKDASILIEGKAVVSLTRIFLMNWENKTKQFEPNLSSPVQTRPTDGLVIPFSDSPLDRNLITKHTYMLMIQSAKKRIIITTPYFVIDQELQTALYLQATSGIDIDLIVPGIPDKKYVAVVSEFYYKQLIQFPNVRIHKFKEGFIHSKILYIDDQHATVGTTNFDFRSLYLHFENTVWIYRTTALKDIKSYLEDAMLSSNMLTLNELKKHNLFYRLYQQALVGFSHLL